Below is a genomic region from Maridesulfovibrio ferrireducens.
ATCTCTGTAAAAGTATGCTGCTGCAATGGTACCAGTCTTGTCATCGTAGTAAATGTCATGACGTTTGCTGATTGCTTCTTCGTCCTGATCATCAGCGCGTTCGGTAAGAGCTCCGCCACATACGCGACATTTGTCTCCATCAGGCTTGATAGCGTCGATGAATTTGTTGTTAGGGTGGTTAGGATCATTTTCGCAAAGGCGACGACCCATGATGCGGTTTTTAGCAGTTTCACGAGGAAGAAGAATTTCGATAACGTAATCAAGTTTTACGCCGTCTTTTTCGAGAGCTTCCCAAAGTTTCTGAGCCTGAACGATAGAACGAGGGAAACCGTCAAGCAACCAGCCGTTTTCATCGGAAGACTGAAGAACGTCGAGAACCATAGGAATAGTGATATCGTCAGGTACGAGTTCGCCTTTTTCAATGAATGCCTTAGCTTTCATTCCAAGTTCAGTTCCGCCACCGATATGTTTACGGAAGATAGCACCGGATTCGATATGATCAAGATCAAATTTTTTCTTAGCAAGAGCGCCCTGTGTTCCTTTACCACTACCGTTAGGTCCGAAAATAAGAATATTCATTGTAGTCCTCCTAATGAATTAGTAACAAATTTCACAAGGTTTAAACCCTGCCGCTTTCGCTGTCAATATCTCTGGGAAATTTTGAACACTATGCCTTTTCTTGTAATTGTCGCAGTTTTTCCAGCCGGAAATTGAAATACTGCTCCGGTTTTCCGGGCAGAGTACGCATTCTCAAGGAGAGTTATTGAATCGGCAAGGGCATGCCCTTTACCAAGCATTTCTATGATTTTTTTAAAAAGGCGACATCTTAAGGCTGGATGGCTTTTATTTAACAATGAGCAAGGTGCCAGCCATTCTCCGCCATCAAGTTGTTCCAGTTTTTTTAAACTTTTTGCTATTTCACAATTCCAGTAATTTTGATCCTGATCGGCCTGACTTTTTAGTCTGGCAATGCTGGTACCGAAACTTGGATTTTCATTGTGCAGCAATGGAATTATGTGATTACGAATCCGGTTTCTGGTCCATTTGTCCGAAAAATTGCTTTTGTCGTCTTGCCACGGACAATCTATGCTTTTTAGAAAGTCTTCAAGTTGCAGTTTATTCGTTGTCAGTAGAGGTCTAAGGAGCTTTCTGCCTGGATCATAGGCATCCATTCCGCCAAGAGCAGGCCAGCCTGCTCCGCGGATAAGGCGCATTACAACGTCTTCACAGAGATCCCCAAGATGATGAGCCAGAACTAAAAATGAAGTATCAAATTTCTTCATGCATTCGTTGAAGAAATTGTATCTTAAAATTCTACCTGCTTCTTCAAGTCCGACTGACTTGTTAACAGCATAATCGCTTACATCTTCAGATTTACATACACATGGAACGTCTAGGTTCGAACATAATTTTTCAACAAACTCACGATCTTGACATGACTCTTCTCTAAGATTGTGATCCATATGAGCGCAGAAAACCCTGCCACCCGATTTACGGGCCAGCAGGGTTGATATGATCAGAAGGGCGGTGGAGTCTATTCCACCTGAAACCGCAATGAGCAGTTTTTGCGAAGCAAAGTTTGTGCCTGATTTAAGATTACCGAACTTTTCAATATCAAGGCATAACCGTGCATGCTCTGAGTTCAGTTCTTGTATTGATAAAGGTAATTTCACTAGTAATGTTTCCGGAAGCTTAGGTAGCTTTTACTACAGAGAAATTTCAAGATCGTTAATGAAATTATCAAGATAATCGAGCATATGGTTACGCTGGTCAGTCGTCGCGTAACAGACACAGGAACAACGCAGTTTGTTGCGTGCGCGAACCAGAAGTTCAAGTTTAAGGCCTTCTTCAAGTACTTCTAACGCCATGAAGTACGGACCGCATTCGTTGATGTGTTCTTTTTGTTCGGCCTGTAAAAGATCCTCAGGAACCGGAATGTAATAAATTCCTTCTAATCCACCGGTAAATTCAAGGTCAGTAAGAGCCTTGGAAATCTTTTTTAAGTCTTCTTCGTATATGTCTTCAAGCAGGTAATTTCTCATTTTTGATATCCTTAAACTTTAATCTTTTTGTTTCTTGCGCCTACAGTGTGCATCCGGTGGAATAGTATCATTATCAAGGTTGAA
It encodes:
- a CDS encoding adenylate kinase, which translates into the protein MNILIFGPNGSGKGTQGALAKKKFDLDHIESGAIFRKHIGGGTELGMKAKAFIEKGELVPDDITIPMVLDVLQSSDENGWLLDGFPRSIVQAQKLWEALEKDGVKLDYVIEILLPRETAKNRIMGRRLCENDPNHPNNKFIDAIKPDGDKCRVCGGALTERADDQDEEAISKRHDIYYDDKTGTIAAAYFYRDLAPKAGFKYIELNGEGSIDSIKETLMAQLV
- the tilS gene encoding tRNA lysidine(34) synthetase TilS, which translates into the protein MKLPLSIQELNSEHARLCLDIEKFGNLKSGTNFASQKLLIAVSGGIDSTALLIISTLLARKSGGRVFCAHMDHNLREESCQDREFVEKLCSNLDVPCVCKSEDVSDYAVNKSVGLEEAGRILRYNFFNECMKKFDTSFLVLAHHLGDLCEDVVMRLIRGAGWPALGGMDAYDPGRKLLRPLLTTNKLQLEDFLKSIDCPWQDDKSNFSDKWTRNRIRNHIIPLLHNENPSFGTSIARLKSQADQDQNYWNCEIAKSLKKLEQLDGGEWLAPCSLLNKSHPALRCRLFKKIIEMLGKGHALADSITLLENAYSARKTGAVFQFPAGKTATITRKGIVFKISQRY